Below is a genomic region from Eupeodes corollae chromosome 1, idEupCoro1.1, whole genome shotgun sequence.
GCTagaaaggtgaacataacactgGCCATAGCTCAAATATCATtaaatcattgaaaattggaccactcggatccgtgccaccgtaaaAAACCGAAGAAGACATTTGAACACACAGcttctttatttcatttcaacatctacccgcctaTTTGCTATTTGCccaattttacaagaaattcgTAGATTACTTGAAGTTTGAGCACTTTCggaaaagtattttaataattcaagaattttaagaaatcCTAAATGGAGCACTTGGTTGGCTAAAcgtattcaaatttcaaattttgtcgaCAAGCTCTTAACTACCGGAACAGTTTcacttattaaattaatttttaacctatctcattttatgttttgcaaatcatacaaaattgacttttttgtgtttcaaatcacgtaCAAATTATCAAAACTTTACTTTGAGTAAAGCCTAtactattcaaaaaattgtattatttttataaattgtaattttttgtttcaaatcgcGTAAAAATTGTTCGATTAttctaatatttgtatttaaataattttacattttctctttaatttatacattttttttttatcacttaTGAAATGTCAATTCATGCAGACGGCAGTCAATGCCATGTTCTTATTCTTAGGAAattatattgtaatttttttttttaaataaagaatttatctatctatcttataAGTAATGCGATATTagaatataataaaactttaagagAAAAGGCATTAATTCTTTACTATCCAAGTCTTTAgaacagtttttatttctaagaattaAGATAGTGAAATTGACACATCCGaagaatgaaatataaacacaatttaatGGTAATTCTCAGCTATAGCTGATTTGATTATCagatttacttttgttttcttcatttttaaattgtgcgATAGAGAATTCTTCAGAAATcgaatcatacaaaatttaattccagATTTATGACAGAAAAAGTGGGAAATTTGTATGAGACATTTTGTGCATGTTTCTAAGAATATATAAATCTCTGAGAACTTAGATAAGTATAActgattctttctttttttttagagctGGTCTTTTTGACAACTGTCACTTGTTTGTTACTCAATTTGCTTTGGCATTTTATAATGCATAGACTTATTATATAAGTAGATAACTTTCACATTCACACATTCGTGAGGTAAGGAATAATTTCCATGCTGCATACCGTTTTGAACAGCCAAGCAGTTTTGGCACGAAGTGCGACTCGAGTTCCAACGAATCCGATTTGCTGTCGGACTCTGCCAAgagaattttattatattttccgCACGGTAAGATCGATTTTATGGGTGGTTTCAGTCTACACAATTATTCGTGGCTGCACAGATAACAAACGTTTTTTCTGCTGAGTTAAATCACCTGACGCAGTCAGTTGACAAGCTAACTCAaattcctgacgttgcaggtaaGTCCgcaaacactcttgacttgtttcttacctctgatctAATAAACATGCGGTTAGTGTATTATCGCCTCCAGGCACATCAGGCTATTCTATCTTATCTGCTgattttttatgtcaaaaaatcacAATTAAAGAGAAAACCCCTATTATTACCGTGTgacaatatgaaaaaaaaccaACTGGGACGATTTCAACGACTTCTACAGGAACTTTAACTTCCTCGATAGTCACGTGAATTTAAGTGTATttatgattacaaacttaattctttgtggaatgagaaattttgtcccgaatagggtaaaatctatcaaacccaaagaaaactcatatTGTGATTCGAGCTGTTAAGAGATTATTTTCCGTTATATGTTATTttttccggatttataaagaAACACTGAGAAaactggaataagttcaaacaagctagaaagacgtGTAAGGGACATATTTAACGCATTCAATGTTCGCACGACAAGAAATTGCGACAGCAAACAATGTCCaaaaggtagtaaacatttctgatcatttgtaaaaaatgtgcgcatAACTACGTCATTGTCAAGCATATTTGCGTGCCTGTCCATAAAACAAGCGATTCCTACTCCTCCTCTTACTATTGTCCAATTGGTCTTATGATCCTTTTTAGAAACGGCATGGAAACACTGTtgaattttcagcttaagaaatatcttgaaaaataaatcttcttaatgaccggcatggctttcgtagcaacagATCCACTTTagatctcatggtttatttagaaagtaagattattgagcTTGATAATTCAAAGACAATTTTATAGACTTTGGCATcaagctttcttatcgaaaatgattgcttttggtattgatgactctttttttttgttgggagaGAAATTACCACTAAACCCTTTAATTTAGGTAGTATTGggcgggttcaaatctgatatgcACAAAATaaactcttccttatttttataaaatatcttttgtcCGAAACTTTAAACACACTAAATTGTTTTACTGAgaactctcagcttttcatattcgtttttagattctcatccttgttcttcagaTTTGGAccaccaacggcagcgtatgaaaAGCTCATTagattctgatcttgacagcatggggaatcaaaaaccgtgtagatttaaatgcttcaaaaacgtAATGCTATCTACTATCATTAAAGCATAACCCTTTCCCAATGCTACTATCCATGGGTGATACTTTCATTGAGTAGGCTAAACAGCTTTCAGATGTAGGTATGTGTGTACATCAAAAACCATTtgttgtggagcgatcacatatttgacattttcttcgatgatgcaagaagtttttaaccTTTAACTGgctataattttcaaagcttatattcctccaaaaatcgagtatattttcatatttggaTGGTTGCCCAAATAAGGAACAGGAGTCTTTGGGATAGAATAGAAAAGATAGCTCCAAAAATTATAGGTGATCGTTCTATTACTGAGACATTTTCTTCTCTTTAACACCACCGCAGGGTCTTATGCCTTTTATTGTTTCACCGATACTTTCACCAACAATGCTCTACTGAAATATCCAAttgtattcctcccctcaaacaattcaaccgtaatacccgtattTCTACAAAGCCCAATTTGGGACGTACTGTTAACTATAGGGATTCCttctttagccgcacttcacgaatgtagAATACTTAACTGaactataaaataattattaatagtAGTTCCCGTGACGTGATGGTTAGTATGTTTTACTGTGATTCCAGAATTCTATGATTAAATCCCTTACATGTGCCACGTAAAAAGTTGtttgcacgggtactgcctcttgtcgGGAATTGACAGATCCTCTAAGATTAATTCTTACCATAAAAAGTATATTATCGAATTACCTGTTCGCCTTCGATAGTCTATTCGATCACTGACATAACTCGTACACAGGAttgtttgagagttgtatgtcAATAGGCCCTGCCTGTTTCTCTATGGACTGTTACGGCGCCTAATTTTatttcgtacgaagttcatacAGAAAATTGCAACGAGAAAACTAAATACTTCACCAGTATTAAGTTTTCAATTATCCTCGTAGTAttgaaaacaaacgaaaattatatatattttttaagcaggtatatttatttaaaaacaaaacaaaaataatactaaaactacATAACGGGCTGTAATACTCTCTCGAATCATAACTTAAGatcacatttttaaacaacaacagGTGGCAAGTATGACTTTTGTGGTAAAGGTGCAGCTATAGATCCCGATAAAGAAGATGCTGAACCACTTGAGGAGgaatgctgatgatgatgatggtgtgaaGATGAACCTTGCACATTTGAAACTGGAGCACTGGAAGCATAGTTGAGTACAGGAGCAACACCTTCGTTGGAGCTCTTTGTGCTTCCACCAAGAGCATCGTATTGAGCTTGAATGGTACGTTGGGCATTGAGGGCATCTTGAGCGGTCCTGTACTTGACAAAGCGAACTTCTGGTTTCTGTGAACGGATTTCTGAGATTTGCTGCAATTGATTTGAGATTTCGGAGACATCGTTCTCCTTGGTGAGAACATAAATGGCTGTTTGGTCTTCATTGATTTGTTTGGCAATTTGGAGTGCAGCGTTAGCAGCTCCGTTGTTTTCTGGGGCCTTGATGAAGATAACACGAAGGTTCTTCTTCAATGTGGTCGTTGAACTTTGGCTGTTGGCACCACTGTGAACTGTTTCCTCTGGAGCGGAGTACAAGTAATATTCCTTGTTGAGTTCGGTAATTGTTTGGCCGGGAGTGCTATATCCACCGGAGCTAAAACCACCACCACTGCTTACACCAGAACTGAAGGAACTACCACTGTTGAACGATCCAGAACCCCCACCCGAACTGAATGAGCCTCCAGAGCTAAGTCCACCACTGCTGAAACCACCGCCTATTCCTCCAACATGGTGATGGCTGTGGCCACCTCCACCCACACTACCTCCGCTTATGGGAGCATAGTTATATCCTTGGGCTGATGCAGCAGCAATAAAACAGAGAACCTAAAACGTTAATATAATCCTTAAGTTGAATTGAACTCTTCAAGCCTACAAGCTCTTTGTGTCTTACCAAAAATCCACGCATGTTGTTGATTACAATAGGAACTTCAAAGTACGAGTGATGCCTAATGGACAACCTGCAGCTATTTTATAGGAAATCACTAACTACCATCCAAAGCTTCAAGAAATCCATATTGTCAATCTTGCACGCAAATGGAGATTGACCTGCTATAgacttatgattttttttatattttgattcgGAAAATTTGGAAATAATCATAAAATGATTACCAAATATTTTGATGGTGCGTTCATATGCAGATTAATATCAATATGATGAGGTCATTTTATTTCGGATACATAAGCTTCTTCATTATCGTTAAAAAAGTATCAATATGCCACGGACCGCCAGCGCCAGTGCGCCGCCGCCGCTGCTGCTGCCGCTGGCTATGTTGGCCGAAAAAGACATACTTGGTACATGAACTTGGATTGAGATTTTTGGTTGGTCAGGGTTGTATTTGAAAAGTGAAGGCCGCCTTGTTGCGGTTTTCTTTATGTTTGGATTCACAagacaacagcaacaacaagtTGTGGCCATATCATTatttgattaattatcagcatt
It encodes:
- the LOC129941326 gene encoding keratin, type II cytoskeletal 2 epidermal-like codes for the protein MRGFLVLCFIAAASAQGYNYAPISGGSVGGGGHSHHHVGGIGGGFSSGGLSSGGSFSSGGGSGSFNSGSSFSSGVSSGGGFSSGGYSTPGQTITELNKEYYLYSAPEETVHSGANSQSSTTTLKKNLRVIFIKAPENNGAANAALQIAKQINEDQTAIYVLTKENDVSEISNQLQQISEIRSQKPEVRFVKYRTAQDALNAQRTIQAQYDALGGSTKSSNEGVAPVLNYASSAPVSNVQGSSSHHHHHQHSSSSGSASSLSGSIAAPLPQKSYLPPVVV